The Paracoccus sp. MA DNA segment ATCGTGGCCGGGCTGGGCAATATCTACGTCTCCGAAGCGCTCTACCGCGCCGGCATCGACCCCCGCCGGCTGGCCGGGGCGGTCGCGGCGCCCGAACTGGCGGCGCTGGTCGGCCATGTCCGCGCCGTGCTGGAGGAGGCGATCGCGGCCGGCGGCTCCTCCCTGCGCGACCACCGGCAGGCGACGGGCGAGCTGGGTTATTTCCAGCATGCCTTCCGCGTCTATGGCCGCGAGGGGGCGCCCTGCCCCAGGCCGGGCTGCGCGGGCACGGTCCGGCGCATCGTGCAATCGGGCCGGTCGAGCTATTTCTGCCCGCTCTGCCAGCAGTGAAGCGGCCCCTGGCCGCTGCCTCCGGCGGGGGTATTTGGACAACAGAGAAGCGCGCTGGCCTTGCGGTCGCGCTTTTGTTACGAGTCGCGGTCAGCTTGTTTGCGAAAGGCTAGGAGTCGATGGCTTACCAGACCCTCACCGTCGAGATCGACGATTATGTGGCGCTGATCCGGCTGAACCGGCCCGAGGCGCTGAACGCCCTCAACTCGCAGCTCCTGGGAGAGCTGGGCGATGCGCTGGCCGAGGCCGACCGGAACGAGAAGGTGCGCTGCATCGTGCTGACCGGCAGCGAAAAGGCCTTCGCCGCCGGCGCCGACATCAAGGAGATGTCGGCCAAGAGTTTCGTCGATGTCTATACCGAGGACCTGTTCGGCGCCGAGATCGACCGCATCACCGCCACCCGCAAGCCGATCATCGCCGCCGTCTCGGGCTATGCGCTGGGGGGCGGCTGCGAGCTGGCCATGGCCTGCGACTTCATTCTCTGCGCCGACAACGCCAAGTTCGGCCAGCCCGAGATCAACCTCGGGGTGATGGCCGGCATCGGCGGCACCCAGCGCCTGACCCGCTTCGTCGGCAAATCGAAATCGATGGAGATGCATCTGACCGGGCGCTTCATGGATGCGGCCGAGGCCGAACGCTCGGGCCTGGTCAGCCGCGTGGTGCCGGCGGCCAGGCTGATCCCCGAGGCGCTGGCGGCGGCGAAGAAGATCGCCGAAAAGAGCCAGATCGCCGTGCTGGCCGCCAAGGAGGCGGTCAACCGCGCCTATGAGACCACGCTGCGCGAAGGCATCCTGTTCGAGCGCCGCAGCTTCCAGGCTCTGTTCGCCACCGAGGACCAGAAGGAGGGCATGGCCGCCTTCCTGGAGAAGCGCGAGCCACAGTTCCGCGACCGCTGATTTCGCTTGGCATTCGGCCCGGGGCGCTGTATAGGCCCGGGCTTACATGCGCGTGGGCCCGCTTAAGGCAAGAATCATGACCGTCCGGCAACGGACGGGGCCGTGGGGCTTTTGCGTAATCGAAATACGAGAAAGAGAATAGGACCCATGGCCAACACGCCCCAGTCGAAGAAGCGCGCCCGCCAGATCGAGCGCCGCACCGCCGTCAACAAGGCCCGCCGCTCGCGCATCCGCACCTTCCTGCGCAAGGTCGAGGAAGCCATC contains these protein-coding regions:
- a CDS encoding enoyl-CoA hydratase, with the translated sequence MAYQTLTVEIDDYVALIRLNRPEALNALNSQLLGELGDALAEADRNEKVRCIVLTGSEKAFAAGADIKEMSAKSFVDVYTEDLFGAEIDRITATRKPIIAAVSGYALGGGCELAMACDFILCADNAKFGQPEINLGVMAGIGGTQRLTRFVGKSKSMEMHLTGRFMDAAEAERSGLVSRVVPAARLIPEALAAAKKIAEKSQIAVLAAKEAVNRAYETTLREGILFERRSFQALFATEDQKEGMAAFLEKREPQFRDR